AATAACAGTTATATTAAAGATGTGAACAATAGGGTCCAAAGGTCTTAGAAGAGAACATTTTGTTGTTAGCTTAGTTTTGCATTAAGTTTggaaacaaatggaaacatCGACCAACTACCAGCACCTCAACAGCTCACTGATGTATTATTCGTATACGAGTGATCCAGGTTAATAGGGAGACATTTCCAGATGTCAGAAAATGTCTCATCATTACTGACAGCTACTGATGGAGATTCCTACTCTCCTCAGTCATGATTGGCTGTATTTTTCATGTAGGCATCCTGAGCAGGCTCCACAAGCCTTCTACACCTTAAGAGGTTTTTCTGCAGAACTATATGAGTCCACTTTtttgagagtctgtgtgtgtgtgtgtgtgtgtgtgtgtgtgcgtgcgttgtCCTACCTTATAACGGTGGGCATGATTTCTGCGGTAAAGAGGATGCAGAGTGAGGCAGTGGCCTGAGAGGAGAACAGACCCAGCACTGAGAAAACGGTGATGGCCGTCTCACTGAGgtctgaaagaaaagaggaagaagggaggggggggaacaCCCATTAGGGATGATGTATTATCTTGATCAAGTCCAGCATTTCTACTTTTCAGTTTCAGATAATACATCATGATGCCTGTTGACTTGAACTGAATCAACCTCCCTCAGCTTTTCTTAAAACCTCCTTCACTGACTTAGAGCGTGAAGTATAAGAGTAACTCACCTAAAACCTCCTCACAGTGACGGCCTCTGCACCCCCCTCAGCCCACAATAAGTGGTTAAAGCACAACCTGACACAGCTTTGACTTTGCTGCCACTGCAGTGTCCTATATAAACTCAATGTCGTGCTCAATAATGGCCACATGGGGGAGACAGCGTGTTTCTCTATAGAGAGAACGAAGGCACCTTGACTAAAGATGACAGGTGTGATTTTAATCGTGGAACACAAGGTCAACATCACGCAGTGACGTTACGACCACGGGTCTGAGATCTAATCAACATTTACATTCTTTCCAGTTCTCACTAAGGGAACAAGGATGTGTGTCTTGGTTCCCTCTGTCCTAACTGGAATGAAGGTAAAAGCAGAGGGGAGTTCATTAGAGGGGGGGTCCACCTTGTTGGTTAAGACTATTAATAGCTCTCCTCATTTAACTCTAGATGTCCTTGGAGAAAACAACATCCTGCTGCCGACCAAAGCCCACTTACACTCCATGAGTCCGAGGAGGATCAAAGAGGCCAGCCCTGTCATCGTCATGGAGAGGAGCAGGATGCCGCGGCGACCGCACCTGTCCACGGTTGTCCAGAGCAGGAGCCAGGCGCCGCCGCCTGCGCACACAGGCAACAGGTACATCCAATAGAAACTGGGGGCAGTGCCTCTGACGTCACCTCGGAACGAGCTGTAGCAGTGACTAATGCCATGAGAGATGAACCTGAGGGAGGAAGGACACGGAGTCAGCAGCCATGTTTTTCCAGAGGTGTAAATGAATGACAAAAGCACAGGATGACTTACGAGGTGAAGCCGAGCACACACATGTTCTTCCAGATGTTCTTGCTGTGGAAGAGCTCGGGGAAGGACAGGTGGGGGCGGGAGGAGGTGGACGGCTCTGAATCCagctctgcagaaaacaaacaggacaactacagcatttctctttttattaacagtccaataacacagaaaataatgaaatgagcCGCTTTCTCTTTGAATCAATAGCTCTCAGTCAATGTCAGGAGCACACAAGCTCAATCgattcacacacagcacatgaaCAGGTCACTTAATTTGAACACAGTAGAGGAAGAACCCAGATTCACGTTTATAACCCACTATCTATAGTAactcacagagaaaatgacattgtgtttattgttgcaTTGGTCAACAACTGCAACTTCTATGACTGACCTTGAACCATATAAAATGTCTAATTACATATATTTtcgtttcatttatttatttatatgcatATTCATTTATgaagtggtgcagtggttattACTGTCAAGTAGGTTCATGGTTTGAAGGGGGTTAGGGTTGGAATCTGGATCGTTCACGTCCACTTAAGCCGTTACGTCCTGGCAGTGCAGGTCTCATGTTGTTTGTGGCGAGTGAACTCTGTGACTTTTTTTGTTATGGAAAATTGGTGGTTTATGAATTCTAGTgtggattaaacaaacagaaagtgaactTCAAGTACTGTACGGGTCCTAATAACTTTTAGTGTAAGTGTTTATTGTCCAAGTGTACAGTGAGCGTAGTTCAGCGGGAAAGTGGAGAGCGGCGGTAATCATTTGTAAGTGTTGAGCTGCATGTAGCAGAAACCCTGGGTTAACCACAATGcatgtctgtctgctctgtgtctgtgattgtgATTGTATTGACAGCAAATCACTTCCCCTCCCAAATCCCAGGTTACTGGAGCCTTCTAGCAGTGTGATCCCAAATGTGAGTAACATCGCAGAGTAAAGTAGTGTCAAGTGAATAACACAGTGGAAGATTTGTTTGATGCTTTTAGCTTGTTCAGTTACGTCGACTCACAACATTTACATGTAAACTGTCGAGTGAAATTCCAGCTCAGATGACTATGTAGCGGCTGGTTGGTCATTGTGCTCCATTGAAAGTCCAATGTTATTGAGGAgccttaaataaataatgggtTAGAACTGATCATCATTATGTGCTCTTGGTGGTGATGTGGTGTGTGATAGATACTCGAACATATAAATAATGCACACTAGATAAATTGAACGCGTATTCAGGCCGGCACTGACGAGTCGCTCTCATGTTACGAAGCAGAATGAGGAAGTAAACCCgtcgctgcacacacacaaacacacctgtgaAGCTCTCGTCATCCCTCGCATCTCTGTTGGAGTTTCTTCTCTCGCTGAACGAGTTCATGTCTGCAGATCGCTCTGACAGAAGGAGCCAGCGAGGGGACTCTGGAAACACTCCAGGAATGCTGCAGGAGAGCAGAGACAAAATATAAGCCTCACATACTTTTCGATCTATGCTGACCTTTACCCAGCAGCAACAGTATATACACATTGGAGGATTTTGTGCTGTTACCCAGATTTGCTGCTTCGACATGGAAAATAACCAGCGTGGGCCTTTAGTTCTTAATCCAGCTTTCTTCCATTCTTTTTAATACCTGAAATTCATTGCCAGTAATCTTTCTATAATCTCTGTTAATTTGATTATTAAACTGAAATGGAAGCTTATCTTGAAACAGAGGCCTTACAGGGAGTGGAGACCTCAAACAAAGTGGCCCTGATGCGTTCCGACATGAGCTGAAGGGCTCAGGGTGATGAGGGGCCCTGGATCAATACAATCCAGCAAAGCTTCCAACACATCAGTCAAAAGAAAATGCTTCTGATTAAAGTCAAAGACTCCAAACTCGTACCCATAGCTGAGGAACAGTGTCAGCGGTGCGGCCCCAGCTCCCAGCAGGCCTCTCCAGGACTGGCAGCCCAGTGCCacggccagcagcagcagctctccagCTACAGTCATCAGCCCGGCCAGCATCGTCACCACCAGCCTCAGAGAGGGCTCACACAGCTCTAGACCTGACAGACAAACACCTTAtattggagggggggggactctGAAAGCAAACTGAAGCATACTATATCTGCCATTGTGCACAGGCAAAGAGCATGTGGATGGACAGATAATACACATACCTTATAATTATGCTACAGAAGTTGgatgaaatgtgttattgtgctgCAAAACAATTCTAACCCTTATGAAGCCATAATCATTACAGGATTAAGCAAATCGCAAACGTACCTTTGAGTGAACACAgattgatttattaatattcCAAACAATGGTCTGCTGGTGCTAGTGCTGGTATTTTCACTTactgtgatgtcattttgtCATCTTCAAATGCTTCACACAACTAAACTCTGTACAAGCTAAGCTAAAAGGTTATGCAAgtcaataaatcataataaattataaaactCTTGAAATTGtctaaacatttttaaataaaataataaacatgtttattacaactaaataaacattaaaacatactTCAGATTCTAAATATCTCTAGATACATAGATTTAAATAGGATCATGCAAACAACTATGTCCTGCAGCCGGTTAAGATTGGCCCGCAGGACGTTTTCCGAGGGTTAAAACTGTCCTCTACTTGGAATTATTCACTTTGTCTGGTTGTTAAAGCTCAAAGCTACAACGTGTAAGTAAATGGTTATATCcagatgtatttatttcagtccagatgtatttatttcagtccCTCTAAGATTTCATGGTTGAAGGTCAAGATAGTTACTGCACCAGTGTGTATCAGAGGTGCCTCCTTCAAAATACTCACGGGTGATGTACAGAGTGAGGTAGACTCCCGCACTAGCAGCCGCCAGACAGAAACGCATAACGATGAAGATGGAGGGGTACGGAGAGACGCACACCAGCACCCCGAACACCACCGACAGGGTCAGGGAGGTCAGCAGAGTCTTGGACCTGCCCagcctgcagagacacagacatgcacactgAAAGACCACatgacccacacacacttgtgttaTTATACAACAACACGGTGAGACAAGAAGACCTCACAACAAATACTGCAACTTCCTGACGGATATAACCGAGTGATGATTTGCCAGTTTCCAGCTTCGTGCATGTACAGCAGTTTTGTTTCCAAGCTGCAGATTAACACagttctcttttcttctctgtgcaTCCCAGGAGGCAGCGTTAATTCACCAGTCTTAACAAACAGATGCTATGCTCAGTTGGTCAGCAAATTAATGAAGGCTGTTAGCTGATTAAACTGGCACCATCTCCCTCACAAATCTCGCCCCCAGAAATACAGCTTCCCTGTGTggctttcaaacacacacacacacacacacacacacacacacacacacacacacacacacacacacacacacacacacacacacacacacacacacacacacacacacacacacacacacacacacacacacacacacaagatccATTATATCAATTATCTAAAATACTTGGGGTGATCCAAGGGCGACTCCCGAGCATGACGTCCTAAAATCCAGCATAATGACgcttagaaatgtttttttcattatttacttcTATATCATTCATTGCTTATGTGCAGTAAATTGGCTTGTAATATATTCCACAGTGTGTCTGTAGCAAACTGTCTGTGATGGAAACCCCAGTGAGATGCCCTTAGGGGCGCTTGTTACTAAATCTGTCTTCCTGTCGACTGGTGGCCACCGGCTGCTGACTCACAGTGGAACCACTGGCAGTCACAGTAAATCTACAGCAATTTCATTTGAACATAAAAATTAATCAAGATTGAAAAGAAATTGAATGgctcaataaaataaaataaatgaattaaattgaaaaaaatatttaatgctGAATCACACAATTATATTCAATTTTGAGTTCAAGAACAAATCTGACACGAGGACCTGCAGAATCTGAAATGTCCGGCTGTTGTTTTAACTTCCAGGCTCATCCTTAGGGATGTATAGCCCCTTTTCCATTGGTCAAAAACCCCACCAACACctactaacatctggcttttgtctgcaatgggaattgATACAATAAGctttcactcccaggtcaaattactctgcagcagacacaggttttaaatgGCTCTGGTTCTAATCGACAACGATGAAAACCAGCTACATTAAGTCGCTTTTTTAGCAGGTTAACCCACGTTTAAAAATCTGCGTATACCTGCAAATTTTGGTGTTAAAGAGGTATTACAAAGGATTCCCTGATTTGTTGAACATGAAAATACTGCTGAGTCACTACTAAAGTGGTAGCTGGGAAAACATCCTATTATCTGAGCTGCTCATCCTCATGGGGATAGTTTGCACCTGTACATTGGTACAACAGGGGAACGGTCCTAAGTCTCCTAGTCAACATCCAAAGATAATAAGGGCAGGAAAAGAtgatcttcctcttctttaccGGTCTGTGAACACTTCTGTGAAGACCAAATGTCAACTTTttctgtctacatgtgtgtgtttagcatTTATTACCTGTCTGCAGCATAGCCCAGACCCAGACAGCCAGTGAGGACGCCCAGGATGAAACACACCTCCTCCACAGGGACCAGCCAGTACTGACCACACACCAGATCCCACtgtagaacacacacagacaaaaaaatggTCATGTAAACATCAGGTAGaatcaggagcagcaggagaataattcaattttttaaatcacccTTTGAGCTTTTTTCAAGATAATCGATGAACCTGTTGAATATCACTAAATTGTGATACGGTACAGAAAGTTGTTCGATTATATTAAGCAAAACCACCAAATTTACCCATACCGCCAGGTTTTGTGATAATCCATTCAGTCGTgtttacataatcctgctaacaaacaaaacaaacaaacgctgtTGATGAAACTGGAACTGTATGTTTCTGTATATGGCTTTTCCATGTGGGTTATTTCGGATCACTGGTAAATAATAATGAACAGTCATGGTGTCAACAGGCCTGGATTAGATCCGATTAGATCCCAGGCTGAGAAAAAGACACAGTTTTAAACCTTCTTTAGACTCATGATACAGGAAGATGTGAGCAAGTGATGTAACAGAGTGTGTGGTCGTAATAGTCAGAGGACAGTAGTGTATTACTGTTATTGTTAGTAGTACAAGCAGCCACAGAAGCAGTAATGGTAGTAACAGTAGTATTAGAGACAGTCTGGTCACATGTATCATAAAGCAGTGCACACACATGGAAAGTCAGCACATctgttaaacagaaaaaacacatatcTGCTCTCAGATGTGAGTTTTAATCACATTAAGTCGACCCACTGATTTTGCACTAACAGCTGAGCTCTTCTAATGTCGCTGTCGGCGGCCTGCTGAAAGCAAAAtgattttaatgatgtgaagggaaagagagagggagagcagagggctgctgataacattttttttaaaaaggccttGTATGGTCGGAGCCCgtgcacagaaacataaaagCCTGCCACATGATATCAGGCATCAGGTCGCTGAGGCACTGAGTCACGGCAGTGCTCCACATGAGTGGCAGCACAACAACCTTCAGTGCTAATGTGGGTGGAATGCTTTGGACAACAGGAgggaaaatgaacacaaaccaGTTTTGGAAACCCCTCAGGCTGGTTTTGAGCCTGAGCACCAATCAGCAGCCACTTCCTCCTTTCACATTTCTGACTACAGGTCATTTGAAAGGGagcgctgcctcgctgccacTTGAGAACAACAGGAGAGATGACGACATGAAAACAATCTATGGTATTTTAAGTTTATGGAATGTATGGTTCCTTTGTCCCAATAATTAGGTACATGGTCTTGTACCTTTGCCATTCTTTatccaaatcaaatgttttatggtcacgaCTCCTCTCGTAGCTGGTCAGCCTGCGTCCAGGtttaaaatacttattttttaAGGTTTTCTGAACGtcaatgaagaaaatgaatgggaaatttACTTCCGGAATCAGAGCCGCTCTAAAAGTGGCACGTCACTGTTACACTccattaagaaaatgtaaaaatgtttgtgtttagctGATCTAATATTAAATTTCAAACTAATCACTGTACAGTACAATTTATTGATGGAAACCTCGTTTAAAAACAGAGCAATGTCATCAAACAGTCCTGTTTATTGATTCAAAACGTTGCCCCTTAGGGCctgatacacacaaacacaccagagaGATACAACTACTATTGTACAATGCTCCCACAACATTTTTGTTGGATGACAAATATCTATCCTGATATTCTGCTGCAAATCCtattaaatatgaagaaataataAGAATTATGTGTAGAGTATTAGCTAAGAGATGTTCAGTGGAGTATTTATTGATCAGCAGGAGTGGTGAAACTGATCAGAGAGCTTCCCGCTTCCTGCTCAGACGGCCAGCTCAGCAGTGAGGAGCCAAGCAGCAAGGGAGGAAAAGATAATCATGACAGCAAAAAACACATGTCTGATGTATGTCAGCATCCTTGTGCTTGTCTGCCTGGGCGATGT
This portion of the Hippoglossus stenolepis isolate QCI-W04-F060 chromosome 19, HSTE1.2, whole genome shotgun sequence genome encodes:
- the slc22a17 gene encoding solute carrier family 22 member 17, whose product is MMTSPDSPPLVSPSPCPAPPPSVPSSPVPSSPAPSSSSLPAPPSLPPTGEVMVLALGRKKQRVLIALTILPNLFLAFLLSSDPLITLSPPHHCHLPGPLPSLEVLNASLPWEKSERLRDRRGPSQCKQYVNGSQSAVVDCVAGWDYNVTEGLRNNIVTEWDLVCGQYWLVPVEEVCFILGVLTGCLGLGYAADRLGRSKTLLTSLTLSVVFGVLVCVSPYPSIFIVMRFCLAAASAGVYLTLYITRLELCEPSLRLVVTMLAGLMTVAGELLLLAVALGCQSWRGLLGAGAAPLTLFLSYGIPGVFPESPRWLLLSERSADMNSFSERRNSNRDARDDESFTELDSEPSTSSRPHLSFPELFHSKNIWKNMCVLGFTSFISHGISHCYSSFRGDVRGTAPSFYWMYLLPVCAGGGAWLLLWTTVDRCGRRGILLLSMTMTGLASLILLGLMEYLSETAITVFSVLGLFSSQATASLCILFTAEIMPTVIRGIGVGIVLALGCLGRLSSPLMDLRNHYGYFLHHVVYSSLALLAVLSILLLPESKRKPLPQTLADGELYRRPPLGRRRRDNVPLLATPNPET